Part of the Quercus lobata isolate SW786 chromosome 6, ValleyOak3.0 Primary Assembly, whole genome shotgun sequence genome, CTTTTGCAcaactacaagtctacaaccTAATAGTTGGACAAagagatattttcattaatgtGAATATATAATCAATTTGTAACATGTGAACCAGACATTTTTAGTAAAAGTCTCCTGACCATAAGGACAACAATTTAAatgtccaaaaaagaaaagtatataaTTTATCACATAAGATAGGAATATTGATTTTCACCTTATTTGGATAGAACCAGGGCCTgtctcattttgtttttgcagGGATAGGAAAGTACTTTAAGGGGTTAAATCTCTTTTACTTGAAATTGTCCAAACTTTGGAAATTTATAGAAGTAGCCTAATTGTGTAGTCACTAGCTTATtagataaaaatagaaaaaagaaaaaagagctaGTTGGTAAAGAAAATAGCTAGAAGCAGAGTCATTCACTAGAGGTTCTTAAATTGCAATTTCACTCGAAACAATCTTCATTGTCCCTTCCAACAAATTAGGTACCGCTTgttttatgaaatttattagGTTACATTTAAGAAAACTCACAAATGACTAATGATATGGATATGTAAGAGCACtagtattggtggtgctaaaaagttatattgttatttttaacaccaccaaataccaaaatgtggctatattggtggtgctaaaagttatattgttattttatccTCTTCAAATAAGTACCTCAGAAGCCCTTCTCTCAATTGAAGCTTGTAGGCATTGAATAACGCGTTGCCTCTCTGGTTTAGAACTTATTGGAGTCCCATCTGTGTGTCTAATGTAAAATTCCTGTACCAAATAATAAAAGAGTCAGTATTTTCAATTGGAAACATTAATGTTAGCAAAAACCCAATTCATGTTTTGGTATTAAATTTACGTACCAAATATGCTCTGTCTCCAGCTGTATTGATAGTAGCATGAAAAACAACATACTCCATGTCTGTCATCGtgcaaaaaatgtcaaataaaagCTTCGACCTGTCCTTGCACTGAACATTCACAACAGAGTAACCCCTCTCAATCCAATTCTGAACCGTGACAATGGGACAGTCATCACTGCGCTTCAAAATTGGCTTTCACTCATAATCACGATCCGCAAACATCATTTGGTGCAGCCTCCTCTCAGTGTGCGTGACCGCCATAGACACCGAGGTCTTAGCACTGTGAATATCATTGTCACCTTTGAGTACATTCCTCAAACGAGCTTCGATTCGGTCTATTTTCTGGGAATCCTCAATTGGGCAACCGGAATCACAGTCCTTCACATAGATTAGTGAAGCAATTCGGCCATTGTGAGTCCAAACTTTAGCTTCCACAACATTGCATTGAAGGTCAGCTAGCACAGCAAAAACCTCAGATAGTAGACCAACACGGTCGGTTCCAATTAGTTCTAGGGCAGTTAGGCCGTTAGTCCGACCATAGCGAATGCTGCCCATAGActgttaacaaaataaacaaacaaagaaaaaaaatttaataaataaaaaaaccatatttATTAAAATCAGAACGGCAATAAATTAGGCATTGAATGTGATAATTACCTGTTCAATGTATCTGATAACGCTCGCATCCGTAAGTTTGTTTCCGATTTGATCAGTCACATGGAAAACTGCAACcaaaaacagaacaaaacaCATGTTTCAGAAATTTTCAATAACTAGAAACAACACGTTTAAGCTAACGTGCACACCAATTCGGCGCACGTTAGCATGGACAccattaatttaacaaaaagaaaaaagaaaaaaaaaaaaacaattaaaagcttgaattttttttcctcttaccATCCATGAACCATCTTCCATCTGAAGATATGTAAGCCTTTTTTATGGAAAGGTTCAGATCCGTGAGAACCTGCACGGCCTCAAGTAAAATTCCATGCCTTCTAGCACTATCAACCTGCAAATTAAGCAAAAGAGGAAAACCGAAAAACCCagttagtaaaatttgttttttcgGGAAAAGTTTTCATAGAAAAATTGATTTCGTGCTTGAGAGGTTTCGTGAGAGGCGTACCATGACAAGAGTCGCAGTGGGGCGAACGGCATTGTCGATCATGACCCTGCGCAATAGCAGTAACAGGCTGCTGCATTCGCTCACGTAGTCCATGGAAATCCAGGTTTAAAGTGCTTGAATGCGAGGGGCTGCAgaaccaatttattttttttattttgtgttatatttagtagaatttcatgGACAGTAATAGTGAattgatattatatatgtagtgtccaatagtaattttcaaaattatatatataataacaatttAATGAGAAACTTAACGTAatcaatatcattaaaattgtaaggaaaaatcattttaataccTCCGAATATCCTAGTCAAACTAATGttctatatatttaataaattaaactaacATCAACAATACCACTATAATTCATAATTACTGTATATAAACACAAATTACATACTGGTTTTATATAAAGACGCATTCATGGCCcttatttgttttacttttttttttatttagcataTGAGTCACTATCTTGACAGAacctttttcactttttcattacTTTACGTAGGAATATTAATGATACATGCATTCATGGCCcttatttgttttactttttttatttagcataTGAGTCACTATCTTGACAGAacctttttcactttttcattattttacgTAGGAATATTAATGATACATATGCACAATTGCAGACTACATTATATATAGAACAAGAGATTAAGCTTTTCATGTCCTCTCACTTTCCCTAATCCCCATCACTTCCTACTAATGATGCCTAACAAAAACagaatgttttaaaaaaagctATATGCTTATTCTAGAAGAATAAAAAGGTTATTCTACTTATAGACACTACTTTCTTTTTACAAGATGATAAGCTTTTCTAGtaagtttaagtttcttagaTTTTGTAagcaaccctttttttttctatttgatacatgaagattgtaaggaaaaaaaaaaaaaaaccatttcccTTTCCTATATTTTGTCATATCAGTCTTTCAACCCTAATTAAAACTAGGACTCCTAAACGCAGTCCCACATTTGGTTTTGTCTACATGAGCAATAACGAACAATGCTTGTCACTTGCTGGTTCAGAATTGTGTGCTTAACATGCAAGCGGGTTGGTCTCCTTGTATTCTTAGATTTGATTTCTGGTAGTTTTGGGGTAAGCGTAATAATATTCCTTCATATTGTGCTTGGACCGCTTGGTTACGGAGTATCTCAATCGAGAAAATGACACAATTTATTGGGTGAGGGTGAGAGTGAGACTAAATATCTGTTGGGAAGAAAAAGCTAAATCTAAGAAAGCATCACATTTAGGAGCTTTGGCGGTGTGATACCATGGCTTTTAGGGTGCAAGTTGGTATAGGGTAGCCCCAACCTATGGGACCTATATTAGCGAAAATCTTGCTAGTAGACATCAGTCTGGTCTATTCAATACTCCAAGAACCTGTAAGGCCAATTCTTGATATTGGGAGAAGTAGGAGTAGTGTGGCTGAAACAGGAAACTCCTCATTGTATATGATTCCTTATGATCTTGATGCTGTAGTGATAAAATTTGATTGagaacttaattaaaaattatttagaaattaaaaatattgatgCACCAAAACTCTCTAGATACTATAATTATATAAACAAGTTAAATACAAactatttgcaaaaaaaaaaaggtcttttaGAATCTAAACTCtctctttatccaaaaaaaaatcataattttatgCATCTCTCTTGTGATATTAACTGCATAATATATACCTGTTGATACTCTTTCCatttagagtctgtttggataccgcttattgctgaaaactgaaaatactataacaaaataatttttaaatatgtgaatagtccCGTAGAATCCAATTTTGAAGTTGATTTTGCCAAATTTTGTATTTGCGGATCCTGTGAACAGTGTACAAGACCCATTGTTTAAAACGCAAACACAAACGTGGTTGgatttcagctgtatccaaactcacacttacTCTCTCATCAAAAGTTATAGAGTGACACACTCCACAGATTTTCATATCATATTGCCAACTTCCATAGAAGTTGGAATTTGATTAGCAAATCAATGAATCATACCTCTAATTAGACCTCGGTTATTCTTGATTCAATAAGTCTTttagataccaaaaaaaattcacaatttttttttcataattgatAAGGTGGTATATGGTGATTGGTGTTTATTAAATGGGATATCGATAAcaaatttaatatgaaaatagTCTTGCTCCAATTACGACTTGTTTTATCaatcattttgaaaaagattGTGAAAAAGCTGTATCCCTATCAGATTGCTGCATTGATCTCTACAAAAAATTGGAGGCAAAAGTGGCCCCCGGGCTTTCAAGTTGCATGAGTCATGGTCATAGGATTCTGGCCACATGCTAATGGGGCTAGCACTGATCATTAGTTGAAAACTACTTGAGCAATTTTTCCAGGATTCTGTAcgattaaaaagaagaaaaaattttaaaaatagaataaaaagtGATGCTTTGAGATACACCCCTACCGATATTTCGAATCCTTATCATCCAGTCTATCTCCAAGGCTCCAATAGAAAGTAATATGTGTGGAATTCTCCTCCTTCTCAAAAACACTAGTGGTCCTTCCTCACTAGTGGGAGAAATCGATCTACCTTGGACTCTTGATGGTCCAATAGTGTCTCATCTTAGAAATTTGTTTTGCTTAGATTCAAAAGGTTGATGTAAAAGTAAAAGGTattaggaaaatgctaaaaccataaattattttataaattgctgATATAATTAGTGATTATTTATAAGTAAAGATGTGATATTAGTGATGGGCTCAAATGAGAATCAGTAAGAATTTGTCacctcaatagtttgtaaaaatgttgtaaaataatctGTGTCTGCTCAGAGTATTAAGCATGTTTATCGGATTGTTGATCCTTTTTTTACCATTTGTAGACAAGGGAATCTGAAATCCCTAACTTAATGGTGAGGGGAAAAAGTCCACCACTAAGACTTGGCCGGCAGGTCCTACATTTTTGCCGCAAAGTAATAAAGGGTATCTTTTTATAGATGGAATCTTTGAACAAAGGGGTATGGAGAATAGAAGTTCTAATGGAATACTTAGTTGTAGGAAGGATCAAGGAACTTCACAATATTATGGGGAATATGCATTAGAAAATACCACTTTAGtcatgttcaaaaaaaaaaaaaaataccacttTAGTGAATGAAAATTGAACACCTCCTTAAAAGAATCTGTTTGCATTTGTAGTTGTATGCACAATCATTAAGATATGAAAAAATCTAAGATGGACCCAATGTTCtaatttttggattaatttgttgcttATACCCAAAAATTGCTAATTTAGTAGATAGCACAATCACAATAATAATTACCACAATTCAAAGAGATTAATAAAATAGTGACAAAACGGAAACTTTTAAAGaactcttcaaaataaaaatcattttataagaaACTAGTACAATAGTTTAGactaacaaaaattttgtaaaataaattctTTATGCAACCTCAATAAACAATTTGGTCTACTCCCACCGCAATGACCCCAAAACTCTAGAATCTTTCTATAAAATTTCTTCTACCAACAAACTCGTTTGTAACGAATAGAACTTTGGTACTCTAAAGAACTCTTTCAAGAGAAACAACAGTAAACTCATTGTCAAGGAACAAACTCTGTGaaaatcaatttataaattgatcAAGCTTGTAAAAGCATAGGGAAAGATTTTCACCTCTATCTACctcaattttgttcaattaataATGCTTCTTTTATATGGGAGGAATTAGGTTAAGTCATGAAGCCAACTAATTAGGTTTATTTTTTGCCGCAATCTCGATTGTCCGAACTTTCTATTTAAGTTTCAGTCGAATGAGGGtctcaaaataaattttccaatttcACTCAAGCGAGAATAGGGTCATTCAAGTAGTAAGCCTTAtgaatcttgattttttttttttttttccaaccctACTCCTTGAGTCAACTCAATATACAAACAAACCAAACTATTTAAATACAATCCTCACTAACACTTATTTTGTTACAGGAATTAGTCTAACATAACCTAAAACCTAaaagggtattttttttttttttttacacatatgATTATATGAATCTAAATGAAAGAGGTCGAAACCATATAGTAGCTAGCCCTTATAAGTTGATAATACATATGTGGCCAATATAGGTTGGATAAGATATGATGCATTCACACGAGCCATGCAAAATTTGGCAAAaagaaatcacaaaaaaaaatagctatacAAACTTCACAGATTGTCACCAATCATCATTCCATATCCATTACTGGGCAACCAATAACGTTGTTTTTTCAACTCTGTAGATCATGTTTGGACCAATGTTAGAAAAGAACTTGGCTTTCGCTTGGGTGtggaaatttcaaattttatttctgATAAAATCTGACTTCAAATTTTGCATGTGACATCCACAATGTGGTATTCTTGTGCGTTAGAAAATTTCAGTTGTGAAAGACCAAGATATTGTGGGGCATGCATTCTAATATCCTCACGCGGATCTTGTCTTGTCATTCTTATTGAAGTGCATCACAAAGTCAAtccttttgtcttttttctcctttgtgGTTTGCCGGAGATCCAAATGGCCGAACTTTTCATCTCGGCCGTCCGATCGAATAATAGGAGtaacattttactttttttcaacttttttcttgtCAGATGGCTAAGACTTAACTTTTCATCTCGGCCGTCCAAAGGGTATCATATAGGACCTCAATCATGACGTGCCTACGATATAGTGAAGTTGTGTTCTTTAAAATGTCATATTTCAGATAGGTCTTGATGTTGTAATAATTAAGAATAAGGTTTTTATTAGTTCACATTTAGACCTatcactttattatttattattcataaCTTATCATCTTGATggttatgaaatattttgtgaaGTTAATTGTGACTCTAGTCTTGACttattgaataattaacctAGCACTACCGTGCACCCTTGATGCGGTGgccactccacaagtataagtgtttgtaggGTGTGGGGTGTGAAGGGCAAGGGCTGAAGTTCGAGTCTTCATGAGATAGcttcacacacacatacacttagattatgttaaagtagaaattctatcttgtataaaaataaataaaaataataattaacctaGCTATCTAACAATTGAATGAGATTAGAATCCTTCCTATTCTCAAAAGATTAGAAtctttttcatttgaaattgaTACATTATATGATTTAGATTAAGTATTCTAATTTTAAATGTGTATTCAATGTcatattatttacaattttatcttatcaaaaaaaaatttaaatgatgtgATATTTTACACATGAGTAGCAGCCAAGGGGGTAGGGTAGGTTTAAGTAGATTTCTaaccaagaagaaaaaaacaacaacaataaaatgtaCTTGGGGTCGGCAACAGCCTAACAGGAAATATGCCTAGCagtattaaattttaaagcCATTTGAAATTTTGGCATGCATTTTGTGTACTTAACTGCTTAACATGCCCTTCTGATCTACTTTTAGGCAACAATAATATACAAGCATGTTTTCAAGGGCTATCTATCCTTATGGTTTTGAGACATAGGTCTTCTCTATCTATTACGTTACTATGGGGCTAGTGCAATGGAAACCTCTCTCTGATTACTACTTCATTGTTTGATAAGCAACAATAATAAAAGTGCCAGAAAAGTAGGTAAAAAACAGTGGATTAATATAACGGTAGAGCAAAAAACATATATGTTTTGCATACAATTCTTTCTAAAGTTTCAATAATttcatcaagattttttatttgctaTATAGAATTGTTGAGCATGTGtagttaatttatttaacatttatgcTTTTCCACCaatatattttatacttttgcttcatcattttctttgtatttaatCACGTAGTttattaattgtttatttttatatgttttgtgcTTCTAACAATTGAAAGAGTAATGATGCTAATATAGTAACTTTTACATTCTTTATAGGCTATTCCCCAAAAAAGTTCACTAAATTGCACTCTTTTGATTAGCGTTTGTGCTAAGCTAAGCTACAATACCAACTATGCCATGTGAATGCCCCTGCTATTGCCTCCCATATTTGGAACATGAGATGCTCTTGGCGCAGGACAACCTGAATTTTgcaacaataaatttaaaagatagGAAAATAAACGACAGGAACCTAGGAGTCAACACCAAGCGAGGAAAAAACTGTTAGGAGTTAGCACCTATGGTTGGCTAGAATCAGCACCAGACCAAAGAATCCAATAGAAATTTCGATTCATCAAATCATCTCTATAATACATATGTGGCCAATATAGGTTGGATAAGATATGATGCATTCACACGAGCCATGCAAAATTTGGCAAAaagaaatcacaaaaaaatagcTATACAAACTTCACAGATTGTCACCAATCATCATTCCATATCCATTACTGGGCAAACAATAACGTTGTTTTTTCAACTCTGTAGATCATGTTTGGACCAATGTTAGAAAAGAACTTGGCTTTCGCTTGGGTGcggaaatttcaaattttatttctgATAAAAACTGACTTCAAATTTTGCAGGTTgcaaaaacatgtgtttaaagtACTttgtaatgcaaaaaaaaaaaaaaaaaaaaaaaaaaaaaaaaaatgttgattggTATCATATTTCTAATAACATAcagtgtttaaaaaaaaattgttacttgAAAACTAAAAATCCCTCTTaagatttttctcaaaatacagtgtttaaatactttgaaagtttaaattaaaaatggtttaaatactgaaaactgttatttGAACTCTTTAAAACCCAACAATTTGGTTTAAAATGATTGCCACCTGCATAACCAGATGTCGTAGACAAAagcttaaaacaatttttaaggcTACCTAGAGCAGTCTAGGACTAGGCATATAGACTATAGAGTGAGACATAGAGAACCAATTGGAGGGAGAAATTGTCTCTTATTGCTCTAATCATCTTTAGATAACTTGTAAAGAAGATAAAGACTTATTGTTTAGACTATTTTGGTATCTAGCTTTTACATAGTGCTAAAACTGGACGTCtcattctcatatatatatgaaatgcCATTATTCACTTTTCTATCTACTACCCTTAAAGGTGatagttcaaacttcaaacaaatGAAATGGGTGTCAAAGGTTTGCATCTTGATGGATGGTAAGGGTTATTACTTGTTTATGGAATAAATTACACCCTAACATTAGCACAGTCTGCTTTAAACACCTTAGTAACCAGTTCTTCtaggaataaaataaaagtacGCAATTTCTCAATATTTCCAAATTAGTACGCTACCTCGCatatgaatcattaaaaaaagtctaaattttatattgtggtAAGATCCATATGTGAAATGCTAGATcgaatattgtaaatttttgttgtgttacCATTAAACTCTATAAACTTCTTAGTAACTAGTCCGTCCAGGAAtacaataaaaatacataatttctcAATATTCTCAAATTAAACCATTACCTCACATATGGACCATataaaagagttaaaattgCATATTGTGGTAATATCCATACGTGATATGGTAGACCGAATGTTGTAAACTTTCGTTGGGTTACTATTGAACTCTATGAAGTGCATCGCAAAATTTTGATTCTCCAAGAATATCTTGCGgcaaaataaaatctcaatttAGTACCAAAGACGTGGTGTTTCTCTTGCCAGCCATGTGGGAGAATGGTTTTGAGTTGAAATATTCCTGAGTCACCGAAATGCTATCCTTTTCCTTTATGGGCCAAGGacctttttttgctttttggaaAGGAACTAAAGACTTTTCAAAGCCATATATTTCCCACCTCTTGACTTCCCCATCTAACTCTTatattctctccctctcttcaaTGTTGTAAAGCTTTGAATCAATATCGTTTCTAAGAATTCCAAATCTATGATAGTTCAAGATCGTTTCCAAAAGCTGAGGTCAGAAATGTTTACAGCTTAAGTGTTATACTAAAACAAAACACATACTAGTATTACATATATTTGATTACAGAGAAGTTTGGACAATAGTGACAGATTGAAGAAGGCAATAAACTCACATTCAATGAGTCTTCCTTGGAGACATCCTTATGCTTATGGTGATAAAGCTAGAACTAAAGGGACATGAAATAGAACAAGAACCACTTAGTTGTGATTCTTTAAACTAGGACACTTGCTAGCTACTACAACAAAGTCGAATCTTAGGTAGAGCAGACTGATAGATCCTTATTCTTGCTGATATGGCTATTACACTTCAATGGAGGTTTCTCATCCTGCAAATAAGAGGAGAATTCAACCACAAAAACATTAGGCTTTGGCTAAATAGAAAACTTATTCTATTTGTTTGATTTACATGTCACGTTTTTTGTGCCAACATGTGACACAATTTCATATATTAGTCATTGCATAATTATTAGTTAAACccacctacaaaaaaaaaaaaaaaaaaaagttactgttagttaaaaaccataaacatccaAGGCACGTGGATCATTGTACTATATATTTAATATGAAATCATGGATTTAAGCATATGATCGAATATATGCAGATTTCACGTAAACGTGGACATGATATATTCCATTGAAGTCCTTTGGTTCCGGTTTTGTgggcaaaagaataaacaattgTGCATTCGAGAGCAATTAATGAAGTACTTTTGAAATATAGAGGAAATAATACTCACTGTTTTTTAACTGAGTGTCAGAGAATCCAAATAAAAGTTGAAGAAGTagacttggaaaaaaaaaagtcaagctACTCTTATTATTACTGATTGGGTTCAAATTAATGGAAGGAAAGTCTTCCTAGGTAGTGGTGAATGGTTGAGGATTTTAGATATAGAGTTTACATTGTTTGTCAAGCAAGCAGTATATATCATATAAggtttcaaaatatatatacaaatatgtAATCTATGGTGCAGAAGATTTGtatttgcatatatatatatataccaccTCTTTTCCCCATCGGTGTTAATTTGCTTGGCTACTCCCACCAGTTGTCTTGTATTTGGGGAAGGGAACTCGGCCTGACTCAATATGCTTGACATCTTCCACAAGAAGTTCATAGTGCCTTTTCACTTCTTCTGGTGTTTTCCCACCAACAGCCTTAGCGACATTGTGCCAACGGTCAGGGGTGTCCTTATCATACACAGCAAGAGCCCTCTCAAAGGCCTTGTTCTCTTTTGCAGTCCATGAGTCAGAGGAGGACATTGAACTGGATGCCATTGCTTAGCTTAGGGTGTTAAAGTTGATGTTTATTGAGTATAAACTAAGGTCTTGAGGAGGtaataaaagaagggaaaataTTAGGAAAtgtttgaaacttgaaaggcCACAAAGATAGTGAGAGAGGCTTTTTGATGAGAGTCAAGAGGAGACTAGTCAAGGGTTGATATGTGCAAAGAGGTGGCACTGCCTTCTCTTTATAAGCAGGAATAGTGGGGTGAAGTGGGGTTGTGCCAGTTGGCCTACAATTTTGCAAAATTGTAGGTGGAATTTCAATGATTTGTCTCCTTAGGAACCACAAAATGAAGGACAAAGAAGGAGAACACTAATGTGGGAGAATATGTATCTCtaataagtaaaagaaaaggtaaaagaacattaaaataaattaattagttcttttcttttttcaataagaGAGATCATATCAggtaaaaattgtgtttataaGTTATAATCATTTGGattatatacataaaaacaAGGTAGAAGTTCTAAAACTAGAGAATCGCCCTTCCATGTTTTGTAAAGAAAATCTAAACCTAGCAAAATTCACTTGGGCCAGTTTGTTAATTGTGAAACAAGAAGACACAAACTAggctttcttcatttgaaatgaatcaatattacaaatttaaatacatatccAGTATCACGTCATATAAAGTTTTAGAAGACGTGACATTTTGTATATAATGaaattcataaaagaaaatcttttAATAGTACAATAAGATTGAAGACCCTCTTCCTTACGTTTCatggtttaaattaaaaattacaaatctaAAGATGTATCCAATGAAAGTTGCCTATCTCCaagaaaattacataattttcaCTTAGGGTGGTTCGTTGATTGTGAAACAAGAAGACATGAACTAGATTTTCTTCATTTCAAATGAatcaatattacaaatttaaatatatattcagTATCACGTCATATAAAGTTTTAGAAGACGTGACATTTTGGACACTATGaaattcataaaagaaaattcttcgGGCGTGAAATGAGCTTGAGGATCCTCTTCCTTACGTTTCatggtttaaattaaaaattaaaaatctaaacATGTATCCAATGAAAGCTGTCTATCTCCAggaaaattacata contains:
- the LOC115994055 gene encoding protein RADIALIS-like 2, with the translated sequence MASSSMSSSDSWTAKENKAFERALAVYDKDTPDRWHNVAKAVGGKTPEEVKRHYELLVEDVKHIESGRVPFPKYKTTGGSSQAN